A single region of the bacterium genome encodes:
- the purB gene encoding adenylosuccinate lyase, with translation MIPRYTRPEIGNIWEDENKFRIWLNIEILACEAMHQLGVVPAADLKRIKSRAAFSVKRINQIEAKVNHDVIAFLTNVAEHVGPSSRFIHRGLTSSDVLDTALAVQMVQAMDILIADVKAVRKAAAAKAKKYKMTPMIGRSHGVHAEPITFGLKMALMYDEFGRAVKRLEAAREVIRVGQLSGAVGTHAHIDPFVEQYVCKKLGLKPAAISTQILQRDRHAEYMSAVALVGASVDRWATEFRHLQRTEVLEVEEYFGKDQKGSSAMPHKKNPITGEKLCGLARLLRGNLVAALENVALWHERDISHSSVERVIMPDSTIALDHMLVGLEKLTRNMLVSPEQMKANLNLTHGLIHSQQVLLMLTQKGFTREQAYRMVQTHAMASWNTKQSLRALIEADKEIMTKVTAADLDKVFDLATHFKDVNRTFKAVGL, from the coding sequence ATGATTCCACGGTATACGCGTCCTGAAATCGGAAATATTTGGGAAGACGAAAACAAATTCAGAATCTGGCTGAACATCGAGATCCTGGCCTGTGAGGCCATGCATCAGCTCGGAGTGGTCCCGGCCGCAGATCTGAAACGCATCAAGTCCCGCGCCGCTTTCAGCGTCAAACGGATCAATCAGATCGAGGCAAAGGTGAATCATGATGTGATCGCCTTCCTCACCAATGTGGCCGAACATGTGGGCCCCTCCTCCCGCTTCATTCACCGGGGGCTGACCAGTTCGGATGTGCTGGATACCGCCCTGGCCGTTCAGATGGTCCAAGCCATGGATATTCTGATTGCCGATGTGAAAGCGGTGCGGAAAGCGGCGGCGGCCAAAGCCAAAAAATACAAAATGACCCCCATGATCGGACGGAGCCATGGGGTTCACGCTGAACCCATCACCTTCGGCCTGAAAATGGCCTTGATGTATGATGAATTCGGCCGCGCGGTCAAACGCCTCGAGGCGGCCCGTGAAGTGATCCGGGTGGGCCAGCTTTCAGGGGCGGTGGGGACCCACGCCCATATCGATCCTTTTGTGGAACAGTATGTCTGCAAAAAGCTCGGGCTCAAGCCCGCGGCCATTTCCACCCAGATCCTGCAGCGCGACCGGCATGCGGAATACATGTCGGCGGTGGCCCTGGTTGGCGCCTCGGTCGATCGTTGGGCCACGGAGTTCAGGCACCTGCAACGCACCGAAGTGCTGGAGGTGGAGGAGTATTTCGGCAAGGACCAGAAGGGCTCCTCGGCGATGCCGCACAAGAAGAATCCCATTACCGGCGAAAAACTGTGCGGACTGGCCCGGCTGCTGCGGGGAAACCTGGTTGCGGCGCTGGAGAATGTGGCGCTGTGGCATGAGCGGGATATCTCCCACTCGTCGGTGGAGCGCGTCATTATGCCCGACAGCACCATTGCCCTTGATCACATGCTGGTCGGGCTGGAGAAGCTGACCCGCAATATGCTGGTGTCGCCGGAACAGATGAAGGCCAATCTTAACCTGACCCACGGGTTGATTCATTCCCAGCAGGTGCTCCTGATGCTCACGCAGAAAGGGTTTACCCGCGAGCAGGCGTACCGGATGGTGCAGACCCACGCCATGGCCTCATGGAATACCAAACAAAGTTTGCGCGCCCTGATCGAGGCTGACAAAGAGATCATGACCAAGGTGACGGCCGCCGATTTGGACAAAGTGTTTGATCTTGCGACCCATTTCAAGGATGTTAACCGGACTTTTAAAGCCGTCGGATTGTAA
- the purM gene encoding phosphoribosylformylglycinamidine cyclo-ligase yields the protein MKKVTTKNKSAYAAAGVDIDQKMKGIASIKKMVKSTRTSGVLNEIGSFGGFFASPGKDKILVASTDGVGTKLKIAAMAGKHDTIGQDIVNHCVNDILVQGAVPLFFMDYVGISKFDGPIFEQVVSGLCKACRENGCALLGGETAEMPGLYPPKEYDLVGTIVGQVDRRQVVTGKSIRPGDVMIGLPSSGLHTNGYSLARQVIFEKAKLKITDRLPGTNKTVAEVLLAVHRSYLKPVTTLMKSVKVRGMAHITGGGFPDNVPRVLPDTVNAVFDRASWAVPEVYQFIQRVGKVDREEMYRVFNMGIGMVVVVKKQDVEKSITILRKTGSKPVIVGWIEKGNRTVRLIN from the coding sequence ATGAAAAAAGTGACGACAAAGAACAAATCTGCCTACGCGGCGGCGGGTGTGGATATTGACCAGAAGATGAAGGGGATCGCCTCCATCAAGAAGATGGTGAAGTCCACCCGGACCTCTGGGGTTTTGAATGAAATTGGATCATTTGGCGGCTTCTTTGCCTCTCCCGGCAAAGACAAGATCCTGGTGGCCAGTACGGACGGGGTCGGGACCAAGCTCAAGATCGCCGCGATGGCAGGCAAGCATGACACCATTGGTCAGGATATCGTCAATCATTGTGTGAATGACATTCTGGTTCAGGGCGCGGTCCCCTTGTTCTTCATGGATTATGTCGGGATCTCCAAGTTTGACGGGCCCATCTTTGAGCAGGTGGTGAGCGGCCTTTGCAAAGCCTGCCGCGAGAATGGCTGTGCCTTGCTGGGCGGGGAGACGGCGGAAATGCCCGGCCTCTACCCTCCGAAGGAGTACGATCTGGTGGGGACCATCGTTGGACAGGTGGATCGCCGGCAGGTGGTGACCGGTAAATCCATCCGGCCCGGGGATGTGATGATTGGATTGCCTTCGTCAGGCTTGCATACCAATGGCTATTCACTGGCGCGTCAGGTCATTTTCGAGAAGGCCAAATTGAAAATCACCGATCGGCTGCCGGGTACGAACAAGACGGTGGCAGAGGTGTTGCTGGCGGTGCACCGGAGCTATTTGAAGCCGGTCACCACCCTGATGAAATCCGTCAAGGTCCGTGGCATGGCGCATATCACCGGGGGCGGGTTCCCGGATAATGTACCGCGGGTATTGCCTGATACGGTGAATGCGGTCTTTGACCGGGCCTCCTGGGCGGTGCCTGAGGTCTATCAGTTTATCCAGCGCGTGGGCAAAGTGGACCGCGAGGAGATGTACCGGGTCTTTAATATGGGGATTGGCATGGTGGTGGTGGTGAAGAAGCAGGATGTGGAGAAGTCCATCACCATTCTCCGCAAGACCGGCTCCAAGCCCGTGATTGTCGGCTGGATCGAAAAGGGTAACCGCACCGTCCGCCTGATCAATTAG
- a CDS encoding glycosyltransferase family 9 protein, which translates to MSVRLLKLLDATVGLFLCWAGGRILYLLHREAAARECHAEGIKRILVIRPGGLGDMILLQPMLRKLHAACPGAQIDLICERRNEDILKLSKFPVNVFTYDAHPLRLLCRLWSGGYDVAIDSEQFHYFSAVMAGLSRAPIRIGYKINPGRNPIYTHLISYDMEGYEADEFVKLLALFGISGQGQVSGCLTVPDSQLPDEAAVLIRKPVQNPPLILVHVGASMRYKTWAFSRFVNLVNGLCAEPEALVGLVGGRDDRALANRVAEQCGRPDRIRVLAGRLTISQTAEILSHAALFVGGDSGLAHLAAAFDVPAVVMFGPSDAGKWCRESQAVAVVRKPMACSPCFIFGYHKYCRTIACMEQVGVEEVLAACRKVRATRTGC; encoded by the coding sequence ATGAGTGTACGCCTCTTAAAGCTATTGGATGCGACGGTGGGCCTGTTCCTTTGCTGGGCCGGGGGCCGGATTCTGTATCTGCTGCATCGGGAGGCGGCCGCAAGGGAATGTCATGCGGAGGGGATCAAGCGCATCCTGGTGATCCGTCCGGGCGGGTTGGGGGACATGATCCTTTTGCAGCCCATGTTAAGAAAGCTCCATGCCGCCTGTCCCGGGGCGCAGATTGATCTGATCTGTGAGCGACGCAACGAGGACATCCTCAAACTCTCGAAGTTTCCCGTCAATGTCTTCACCTATGACGCCCATCCTTTGCGTTTGTTGTGTCGACTTTGGTCAGGTGGATATGATGTGGCGATAGATTCAGAGCAGTTTCATTACTTCTCAGCCGTGATGGCGGGGCTGAGCCGGGCGCCGATCCGGATCGGCTACAAAATCAATCCCGGACGCAACCCCATTTACACCCATCTGATCTCCTATGACATGGAGGGGTATGAGGCGGATGAGTTTGTAAAGTTATTGGCCCTGTTTGGTATTTCCGGTCAGGGCCAGGTATCCGGTTGTCTGACGGTCCCGGACAGTCAACTGCCGGATGAGGCCGCGGTTCTGATACGTAAACCAGTGCAGAACCCGCCGCTGATTCTTGTCCACGTGGGAGCGTCCATGCGATACAAGACGTGGGCCTTTTCCCGGTTCGTCAATTTGGTGAACGGGCTCTGTGCTGAACCGGAGGCGCTCGTCGGGCTGGTCGGGGGGCGGGATGACCGGGCTTTGGCAAACCGGGTGGCTGAGCAATGCGGGAGGCCGGATCGCATCAGGGTGCTGGCTGGGCGGCTGACGATTTCACAAACCGCTGAAATTCTGTCGCATGCGGCGTTGTTTGTGGGGGGCGACTCGGGGCTGGCTCATCTGGCAGCGGCATTTGATGTCCCTGCCGTGGTGATGTTTGGCCCCAGCGATGCCGGAAAGTGGTGCCGGGAAAGTCAGGCGGTTGCCGTGGTTCGGAAGCCAATGGCCTGTTCCCCCTGTTTTATTTTCGGCTACCACAAATACTGCCGGACCATTGCCTGTATGGAGCAGGTGGGCGTGGAAGAGGTGCTTGCGGCCTGTCGCAAGGTGAGGGCGACGCGAACCGGTTGTTGA
- a CDS encoding CAAX prenyl protease-related protein: MIMTLHHREKTWAVARHVIPFLLWVGIMSLPMQNVALRYAIQMAVSLVAFLALRPWRYYPGITVRSLPLGVLVGVGVAVVWILPESAWIRQFPDIHEFYARYFIRGSDPGTGQHYAPEQCGWLLSIVKLTGSACVIAVIEEFFWRGFFMRWLVKSDFLSVDPRTVGRGLFLLTALAFGFEHNRWLVGVLAGLAYGWLYCRKGDMATVSVAHVTTNYLLGLYVLATGSYSFW, from the coding sequence ATGATCATGACTTTACATCACAGGGAAAAAACGTGGGCCGTGGCCCGTCATGTGATCCCCTTTTTGTTATGGGTCGGCATTATGAGCCTGCCGATGCAGAATGTGGCGCTCCGGTATGCGATTCAAATGGCCGTGAGTCTGGTGGCCTTTCTCGCATTGAGGCCCTGGCGCTATTATCCCGGCATCACGGTCCGGTCCCTCCCCCTGGGAGTTCTGGTGGGGGTGGGGGTAGCGGTGGTCTGGATTCTTCCCGAGTCGGCCTGGATCCGGCAATTTCCGGATATCCATGAGTTCTATGCCCGGTATTTTATCCGGGGGAGTGATCCGGGAACGGGCCAGCACTATGCTCCTGAGCAATGCGGCTGGCTGTTGTCGATCGTGAAATTAACGGGGTCGGCTTGTGTGATCGCCGTCATCGAGGAGTTTTTCTGGCGCGGGTTCTTCATGCGGTGGCTGGTTAAATCGGACTTTCTTTCCGTGGATCCCCGAACGGTGGGGCGGGGGTTATTTCTCCTGACCGCCCTGGCCTTCGGGTTTGAGCATAACCGCTGGTTAGTTGGCGTGCTGGCCGGGCTGGCGTATGGGTGGCTCTATTGCCGTAAGGGTGACATGGCCACCGTTTCCGTGGCCCACGTCACCACCAACTACCTCCTCGGCCTCTATGTGCTCGCGACCGGCTCCTATTCTTTCTGGTAA
- a CDS encoding DUF2851 family protein, with product MTRYSMPLFPRSCRYQALALPAKACVKDGAPPSTFPWSERHLRCVWADSALRPSALTSMDGRTVSVVSPGRWNLEAGPDFLDAILKIGPDECTLRGDVELHIRPLDWRYHKHAADPRYKNVMAHITYFEGLLAPADMPASVLQIPLRAALQRLPSFSFDGLDLTAYPFAALARRPPCAEILTSWSPDQRGALLDGAGEERLRLKTERMTKHIGEKGKDQALYEELMGALGYKHNRLAFLTLARALPLERVRLEAASSPLHAYALFLGVGGLLPQQSNPLWDGETRAFIRALWDFWWKHQSEWHDQVMNREAWTLANLRPANHPLRRLMAAAYLFAGTPPDMDLFSEADVPAPCVRSWLSRLKAQGGTSYWAWRGSFATPRYPQPESLIGQGRAATILTNVMLPWWAATGALSLDSTLMDSLPQEDTNRFIKHTAHALFGHDHSPTLYNSGLRQQGLLQIFHDFCLSSKNGCAGCPLPIALAEE from the coding sequence ATGACACGCTACAGCATGCCCCTCTTCCCGAGAAGCTGCCGGTATCAGGCACTGGCGCTCCCCGCCAAGGCCTGCGTCAAGGACGGCGCCCCACCCTCCACCTTCCCCTGGTCGGAACGGCATCTGCGTTGCGTGTGGGCCGACTCCGCGCTCCGCCCTTCTGCGCTAACCAGCATGGATGGACGCACCGTTTCGGTCGTGAGCCCAGGCCGCTGGAATCTCGAGGCCGGGCCGGACTTCCTGGATGCCATTCTCAAAATCGGGCCGGATGAATGCACGCTCCGCGGCGATGTTGAACTGCATATCCGTCCGCTGGACTGGCGCTATCACAAACATGCCGCGGACCCGCGATATAAGAACGTGATGGCCCATATCACGTATTTCGAGGGACTGCTGGCGCCGGCCGATATGCCCGCCTCCGTCCTGCAAATTCCCCTGCGTGCCGCACTCCAGCGCCTCCCCTCGTTTTCCTTTGATGGACTGGATTTGACGGCCTACCCGTTCGCCGCCCTTGCCCGGCGTCCTCCCTGCGCGGAGATCCTCACCAGCTGGTCCCCTGATCAGCGCGGCGCCCTGCTCGATGGCGCCGGCGAGGAGCGCTTGCGCCTGAAAACGGAGCGGATGACCAAACACATCGGGGAGAAGGGAAAGGATCAGGCCCTCTACGAAGAACTGATGGGCGCCCTGGGTTATAAGCATAACCGGCTGGCCTTTCTGACCTTGGCCCGGGCACTTCCCTTGGAGCGGGTACGACTGGAGGCCGCGTCTTCACCCCTCCATGCGTACGCCCTGTTTCTCGGCGTCGGGGGGCTGTTACCCCAGCAATCCAACCCCCTCTGGGACGGTGAGACCCGGGCCTTTATCCGGGCACTCTGGGACTTCTGGTGGAAGCACCAGTCCGAGTGGCATGATCAGGTCATGAACCGGGAGGCCTGGACGCTCGCCAATTTGAGACCGGCGAACCATCCCTTGCGCCGGCTCATGGCTGCCGCATACCTCTTTGCCGGCACCCCGCCTGATATGGATTTATTTTCCGAAGCAGACGTGCCTGCCCCCTGCGTCCGCTCATGGCTGAGCCGTCTTAAGGCGCAAGGCGGCACCAGCTATTGGGCCTGGCGAGGCAGTTTTGCGACACCCCGCTATCCCCAACCTGAATCGTTGATTGGGCAGGGGCGGGCGGCCACAATTCTGACCAATGTGATGCTTCCCTGGTGGGCGGCCACCGGCGCCCTTTCATTGGATTCCACCCTGATGGACAGCCTCCCGCAGGAGGATACCAACCGTTTCATCAAACACACCGCGCATGCCCTCTTCGGGCACGATCACTCGCCGACGCTATACAACTCCGGGCTACGTCAGCAGGGCTTGCTTCAAATCTTCCATGACTTCTGCCTGAGCAGTAAAAACGGCTGTGCCGGCTGCCCCCTCCCCATTGCGCTCGCAGAAGAGTGA
- a CDS encoding nucleoside kinase, with product MSEHDSIKLRFENGVTRECAPRTALKDILPSPTAPNGLPYIAALINNDTTSLCYPVDMDSDVKLLTMTDPQGWHVYHRSLAFLLAKAVKELFPAAAFSVDYAVGDGLFCDFEPKAGERNSTITREQVDAIRDHVRMLIARKLPIERKKISFEDVSRRLAEARQTDKLNLLRFRNPPRVVIHECEGFYDLAQGVLVPDTGALHLFELIHYPPGFILQLPEQGNGSQIAPFRELPHLSSIFRERKAWVRTMGVGTVGRLNEVVVNGDVSDFIKVSEALHEKNVARIADEIYRRRESIRIILVAGPSSSGKTTFAKRLAIQLRVNSFRVLTISLDNYFHEHAKTPRDETGNPDFEHLRALDLELFNEHMGQIIKGEEIELPEFNFETKLREFNGRKLKLEKDDILIIEGIHGLNPLLTEMIPEPAKFRVYVSALTQLSLDANNRISTTDNRLIRRMVRDHKYRAHSALKTLRMWASVRKGEKQWIFPFQENADATFNSALDYELAVLKPIAEPLLMEVKPFDPEYAEARRLTAFLTNFIGISDREVPNTSMLREYIGRSSFKY from the coding sequence ATGAGCGAACATGACTCCATCAAGCTGAGATTCGAAAACGGAGTGACGCGGGAGTGCGCGCCCCGGACCGCCCTCAAAGACATCCTCCCCTCGCCTACCGCCCCCAACGGACTGCCCTACATCGCCGCCCTTATTAATAATGACACCACGTCGCTCTGCTATCCCGTCGACATGGATAGCGACGTCAAGCTCCTGACCATGACTGATCCACAGGGCTGGCACGTCTACCACCGGTCCCTCGCCTTTCTCCTCGCCAAAGCCGTAAAGGAACTTTTCCCCGCCGCGGCTTTTTCGGTCGATTATGCCGTCGGGGATGGCCTGTTCTGTGACTTTGAGCCCAAGGCGGGGGAACGGAACAGCACCATTACCCGGGAACAGGTCGATGCCATCCGCGACCATGTCAGGATGTTAATCGCCAGGAAGCTCCCGATCGAACGGAAAAAGATATCGTTTGAGGATGTCTCCCGCCGGCTGGCGGAAGCCCGCCAAACCGATAAGCTCAACCTGCTACGTTTCCGTAACCCGCCCCGGGTTGTCATTCACGAGTGCGAAGGCTTCTACGACCTGGCCCAAGGCGTCCTGGTCCCCGATACGGGCGCTTTACACCTGTTTGAGCTGATCCACTACCCCCCCGGCTTCATCCTCCAACTCCCGGAGCAGGGGAATGGCTCGCAAATCGCCCCCTTCCGCGAATTGCCGCATCTCTCCAGTATTTTCCGTGAACGGAAGGCGTGGGTCCGGACGATGGGGGTCGGTACCGTGGGCCGGCTGAACGAGGTCGTGGTGAATGGGGATGTGAGCGACTTTATCAAGGTTTCCGAAGCCCTTCATGAGAAAAACGTGGCCCGGATCGCCGATGAGATTTACCGGCGGCGGGAATCGATCCGGATCATTTTAGTGGCGGGTCCCTCCTCCTCCGGCAAGACCACGTTTGCCAAACGGCTGGCCATCCAGTTACGCGTAAACAGCTTCAGGGTTCTGACCATCTCGCTGGATAATTACTTTCACGAACATGCCAAAACGCCTCGTGACGAGACCGGCAACCCGGACTTTGAACATCTCCGGGCCCTCGATCTTGAACTTTTCAATGAGCACATGGGTCAGATCATCAAAGGGGAGGAAATTGAGCTTCCGGAATTCAACTTTGAAACCAAGTTGCGGGAATTCAACGGCCGGAAACTCAAACTGGAAAAAGATGACATCCTCATTATCGAGGGCATTCATGGCCTCAACCCCCTGCTGACGGAAATGATCCCTGAACCGGCCAAATTCAGGGTCTATGTCAGCGCCCTGACGCAGCTCAGTCTCGATGCCAACAACCGGATCTCCACCACCGACAACCGGCTGATCCGGCGCATGGTCAGGGACCACAAATACCGGGCCCACTCCGCCCTCAAAACCCTGCGGATGTGGGCGTCTGTCCGCAAAGGGGAGAAGCAATGGATTTTCCCCTTCCAGGAGAACGCCGACGCCACCTTCAATTCCGCGCTCGACTATGAACTGGCCGTCCTTAAACCCATCGCTGAACCCCTGTTGATGGAAGTGAAACCCTTTGACCCTGAATATGCCGAGGCGCGCCGCCTCACGGCCTTCCTCACCAACTTCATCGGCATTTCCGACCGGGAAGTGCCCAACACCTCGATGTTGCGGGAGTATATCGGGCGCAGCAGCTTTAAATATTAA
- a CDS encoding cob(I)yrinic acid a,c-diamide adenosyltransferase encodes MKGYIQIYTGDGKCKTTAALGLIMRAVGSGLRVYFGQFIKGREYSEIRILKARFPEVTVAQFGHGHFIRGKAAEDEISAAVNGLKHLEEAMQSGLYDIVIGDEAHTAVAAGLFTDADLLALCDRKPDSVELVLTGRGAGPALQARADLVTEMTCIKHYYNAGVKGRPGIES; translated from the coding sequence ATGAAAGGGTACATCCAGATTTACACCGGCGACGGCAAGTGCAAAACCACCGCGGCACTGGGCCTCATCATGCGCGCCGTCGGGTCTGGCCTGCGCGTCTACTTCGGCCAATTCATCAAAGGCCGTGAATATAGTGAAATCCGCATCCTGAAAGCCCGTTTTCCGGAAGTGACCGTAGCGCAGTTTGGTCATGGCCACTTCATCCGGGGAAAAGCCGCAGAGGACGAAATCAGCGCAGCGGTCAACGGCCTGAAACACCTGGAAGAGGCCATGCAAAGCGGCCTCTATGATATTGTGATCGGGGATGAGGCCCATACCGCCGTCGCGGCCGGGCTCTTTACCGACGCCGACCTGCTGGCGCTCTGCGATCGCAAGCCGGACTCCGTCGAACTGGTGTTGACGGGCCGCGGCGCCGGCCCTGCCCTGCAGGCCCGCGCCGATCTGGTGACGGAAATGACCTGCATCAAACATTATTACAATGCAGGCGTCAAAGGCCGCCCCGGCATTGAATCTTAA
- a CDS encoding 4Fe-4S binding protein, with the protein MKRNIIKIDEAKCTGCGLCIPNCPEGAIQILDGKARLVSDLSCDGLGACLGHCPEGAISIESREAEPYNEAVVMEAIITQGPATLKAHLTHLRDHKQEEFLKQALAVLTQKGLPNPLIASSPHPHGGGGCPGSRAMQFAKPDAGELPASGVRPSQLTHWPVQLHLISPQAPHFQGADLLLAADCTAYALGDFHKEYLKGKVLAIACPKLDAEQEIYSEKITALIDEAKINTLTVMIMQVPCCSGLLRLAQAAASQAKRKIPLKCVVVGIQGDILKNEWVVS; encoded by the coding sequence ATGAAACGAAATATCATCAAAATAGACGAGGCGAAATGTACCGGCTGCGGGTTGTGCATTCCCAATTGTCCCGAAGGGGCCATTCAGATTCTGGATGGGAAGGCCCGGCTTGTCAGCGATTTGAGTTGTGATGGGCTGGGGGCCTGTCTGGGGCATTGTCCAGAGGGGGCGATCTCCATTGAATCGCGGGAAGCAGAGCCCTACAACGAGGCCGTGGTGATGGAGGCGATTATCACGCAGGGGCCTGCCACGCTCAAGGCGCACCTGACGCATCTGCGTGATCATAAACAGGAAGAGTTCCTGAAGCAGGCGTTGGCGGTGCTCACCCAAAAAGGGCTACCCAATCCCCTGATCGCATCCAGTCCTCATCCCCATGGAGGAGGGGGCTGTCCCGGCTCACGTGCCATGCAGTTTGCCAAGCCGGATGCCGGTGAGCTGCCTGCAAGCGGGGTACGCCCCTCCCAGTTAACGCACTGGCCGGTTCAACTTCATCTGATTTCGCCCCAGGCTCCGCATTTCCAGGGAGCCGACCTGTTATTGGCCGCAGACTGCACTGCCTATGCGCTGGGCGATTTCCATAAGGAGTATCTGAAAGGAAAGGTCTTAGCCATCGCCTGTCCGAAACTGGACGCTGAGCAGGAGATCTATTCTGAAAAGATCACGGCGCTGATTGATGAGGCCAAAATCAACACCTTGACGGTGATGATCATGCAGGTGCCCTGCTGTTCCGGGTTGCTCCGGCTGGCGCAGGCGGCCGCCAGTCAGGCGAAGCGGAAGATTCCCCTTAAATGTGTGGTGGTGGGGATTCAGGGCGATATTTTGAAAAACGAGTGGGTAGTGTCATAA
- a CDS encoding cupin domain-containing protein: MNDQDDYKGKAIELATGVEYAAGSVVSKTLLDKKTGTLTLFAFDKGQGLSEHTAPFDATVQIVDGLAELTVGGVPNVVKAGQLFIMPANVPHSVRAIERFKMLLIMIR, encoded by the coding sequence ATGAATGATCAGGATGACTATAAAGGTAAGGCGATTGAGTTGGCGACGGGGGTGGAATATGCGGCCGGGTCGGTGGTCAGTAAGACCCTTTTAGATAAGAAGACCGGGACCCTGACGTTGTTCGCCTTTGATAAGGGGCAGGGCTTGAGTGAGCATACGGCCCCATTTGATGCGACGGTTCAGATTGTGGACGGGCTGGCGGAGTTGACGGTAGGGGGTGTGCCGAATGTGGTGAAGGCGGGGCAGCTCTTCATCATGCCAGCGAATGTGCCTCATTCCGTTCGCGCCATTGAGCGCTTTAAGATGCTGTTGATCATGATCCGATAG